The genome window CTTAGCAGTGCCAAAGTCGGATACATGGGCCTCATATTTAGAATCCAGCAGAACATTATTGCTTGATATGTCTCGATGAACAATTGGAGGCACACAATCATGGTGCAGGTAAGACAAAGCATGAGACACCCCTTTAATAATGTTTACCCTTGTACCCCAACCCACTTCCTTAGCTTGTAATTCTTTGCTCAAGATTGTACCCAAGCTCCCTCGTTCCAGGTACTCGTATACCAGAAATGAGTGTCGTGAATGTGAGCAGAAACCCAGAAGCTTCACGATATTTCGATGCTTTATCTCTGTCAATGCTCTTATTTCATTCACGAAATCCTTTTGATGTGCCATGTCAATGTCGAATCGGTGAAGCTTCTTCACAGCTACTATGTTACCTGACGGCAGCTCTGCTTTGTATACGCTTCCATGTCCTCCCTCTCCGATGCAATACATGGGATCAAAATCCTTGGTCGCCTCTATGATTGCTTCATACGTTGTTCTTCCATCAAAAGTCGAGATTGAGAAGAGATTTTCAGTCTGTACATCACCGGCCTTCTCCATTTTTGCATTTCTTCTTCCTTGAGAAATCAAGGAAATCCCAATGAAAGCAGAAAGAATTAGAAGTGCTCCCAAAAGAGAGAATATGATTATGAATACAGCTTTATGAGTACCCTTTGTTGCAGAACGATTTTCGCAAGGTTGTAACCCTTTAACGCTACCACACAAACCTTTGTTTCCCTGCAACACTTCAATGGTAACATTCTGAAATGCTTCGCTGTTGGGAATGGAACCCTGCAAATCATTGTAAGATATGTCGACTTGCCACAAGCCATGCATATCCTCAAAAGCCTTTGGAATGATACCAGATAGGTTGTTATGGGATAGATTAAGCTTCTCTAAGCTCTGCAAACCTTGGATTTGTGATGGGATTTCACCTGTAAGTAAGTTGTGACTCAGATCAAGCAGGGAGAGGTGACTGAGCTTGCCCATCTGAACCGGAATTCCGTGGCTGAGTTTGTTGTTGCTCAGGTTCAAGTAATTCAAGTCCAAGCAGTTACCCAAGTGCTCTGGTATTGACCCATTCAATCTATTTCCTGACAGGTCTAGATACCCAAGGTCAGCAAGCGATCCAAGTTCAGGTGGTATATTCCCGGAAAGTCGGTTATCATTCAAAATCAGCTTCCACAGAGACGATACACTTCCCAACTTCTTTGGAATTTCCCCAACCAAATGATTTGAAGAAAGATTAAGCACGGTTAGTTGAGTTGAGATTCCAAAATCTGCTGGTATGCTCCCTGTGATATTATTCCCGGCAATGTCTAGCCATTGTAGTTTGTGACACCTTCCCCAATTTTGAGAAAGTTCCCCATAGAACTTGTTGTTGCTCAAGTTGATGTGATACAGGTTTGGACAGACCCCAAATGCCTCGGATATATTTCCAGTGAGTTGGTTTCCCTGAAGCCGAGCTCTGGCTAAGCTTGGGCAATTTTTCAAGCTTTCGGGGATGGGCCCAATGAGAAAATTGTCAAACACCGTGAAGTTCTCCAGAGATCCACCTTGGCATATGCCTTCTGGTAAAAAACCAGATAGCTGGTTCGTGTCTATTTCTAGCTCAACCAACTTATGAAGTTTCCCAATTTCTGGAGGAATGGAACTAGAAAGTTTGTTATCACGGAGGTATAAAATTTCTAAGTTGATCAAATTACCCAGTAAAGTAGGAATGGAACCATTGAGTTGATTTTGGGATATTTCTAGGTCAACAAGAGATCTCAAGTTTCCCATTTCTTGAGGAATGGGGCCAGAAAGTTGATTATCAAAGAGCTGCAGAGATTTTAGGCCACTCAGATCACCTAATGACATGGGGATTGGACCTGAAAGATAGTTACTGGAAAGGCTTAGATTCCGGAGGTGCTTCAAATTTCCTATTTCTGTTGGGATAGGCCCAGAGAGTTGATTGTTGTAGAGGCGCAACAAAGTTAGACTTTTTAAATTGCCCAAGGTAGAAGGGATGGGACCTGTCAGATTGTTGGCATTCAAGCATAGCTCAACAAGTTTGGTGAGATTTCCCATTTCCGGAGGAATCAAACCAGAAAGTTTATTTTCATCAAGATACAAATTGGTCAAGTTGCTCAAATTACCCAGAGAAGCAGGAATTGTTCCCTCCAGTTTGTTGGTGTACAAAGAAAGATCACAAAGAGACTTCAACTGACCTATTTCATGAGGAATTGAACCATTCAGCTGATTCTCAACCAGGTGCAGGACCTCGAGATTAGTTAATAGGCCGATTTCCGACGGTATTCTCCCTGAAAACTGGTTGGTGGACAGATCAAGATATTTGAGCTTGGAGAGAAAACCAATTTGAGGTGGGATAGGACCAGAGAGCTTGTTCATGTTGatatcaaaatatgcaagattAGGAAAAGACGAGAATGAGAAGTCTTGGAGAGTACCGATTAAACCCAAATCTGTGAGGTTTATTCTGATTACACTTCCTGCCTTGCAAGATATCCCGAACCATTTGCATGGAGTTCTGGTTGCTGTTCCAGGTTGGGCAGAAGAATTTGTGATGTTGTTAGGATGAAGACTCCACAAAAGCAGGTTTTGGTTGAGAAGGGTGGCTTTCCATTTGAGCAGAGCTTGTGTTTCTTCATTAGAATGAGAAGAAACATTGTCTGAACAAACCAACATAATCCATAGGAGCAAGGAAACAAGGGAGAGCATTTTCTTCAAGGTGGAGAATGCCATGGTTTTGGTTGATGTACTGCATGTGCTGCTTCACAACTCTATTTATCCACTTTACTCCTTTCatcatttacttttttttctttatattttttttttgtttcatggtTATCATAATCTTCTCTGTCTTTGCATTAGAAAAATGAACTTACAAAGATTGGTTGGGAGTTGTATGATTGTGGGATTAGCcactaataaattaatttaatgacttaattcaagttattaaatatatttaatatatatgtttaGTAAAAATGTATTACGTGTCTTGGTATGAACGGTAACACCATGGTATAGGGGGCCGTGACATGAGTCATAAGTGCACTCATCACATATCTTGGCACGAGTCATCATACTTTGAtgagtaaatattttaacttaaaggtaaaataattttgataaatttagtCAATGGCATTGGATGAATTTAAGggtatttaataaatcaatttaagaatttaaaataatttaaagtaataatcctaaataattaatttttttaattctaaacaTATTTTGCCTTAAAATAgttgctttcttttctttttttatttatctcttaTAATTTAACAGggtaatatataaaataattttaaattttttttattatcacgaatttagaaatttttaaaaataatgtttaaaataatttcatatttttttatataaaagttattatattttaaataaaaattattaattttaataaacaattttaatatttaaaatgaatattaggtaacaatttaaaattaacgaCTTACATGAAATTTAGAATAATTATAGACCTGTTTTGGTCTCCGTTTTGTGGAGCCTTTGCTTGGAAGAGCTTTTGCTTTTTTTAATGGAACCAATAATGAAACCATATCTATATAGAAAACAATAATTCCAAAGAAGAATCCTTTAGTTCTCCTACTGCTTTTGCTTTCAAAAAGACTTGGGGTTTTTTTTACAGTTGTCTGCAGATGCTTGCATGGTCTTTCCCTTTAGAAAAAGCCAAGGCTTGCCACCAAACAAGAAAGATTTTGAAGTATTTGGCAACCTCATACTCCGAAGAAAAAACGgagatactaaaaaaaatttaataaagattTGTGCCCATTGTCCAAGATTCCTTTGTGGGACAAATGAAATTCTCAATCATATCGAATTGGCTTTTATGATTGTCTTCACATAACTTGAGTAGACAATAGCCGAAAGTCTCCTTTGGTTACTATAGCCGCTTGATTGCTTATTTACTATGAACCAGAAtaactttctttcttatttagaACTTAAGATTTATGCATATCATGTATCAATAACCTCATTTCCATTGATAGTTCTCCTAAGTCAATggtttttacttgaaaataaataaagtatggAGACCTATTAACATAGATTAAGCAACTACTAGATCCTCCATCTTATTGAAGAATAAAATACTTTGTTCTTGGGAAGTGAATGAAATTATGGTATGATGATACTACTTGATTAGTGATATCTCTTTGTTAGGTAAATAccgaaaaaaatatatttatatgttataatcaaacttttttaaaaggaaacaaagttttgtaatattttgattgatttcTATTATTTGACGTTTCTCTACTtagtcataattttatttttattttttttaaatttaagggTGTGAATCAAGTGAAATtcgtgataaaaaaaatgataaaatctttTAATCCAATGGCCCGTCATAATAATTGATACCAAGAATGTTggtttaaataatattttatttttctatcaacAAATACGTGGTGAGGTTGACAAGCATGGGGATTGCTCAATTTTATCGTTGTTGCATGCAATCTCTCGTAATGGACAACACCAGAATCGACCTTTTCAACTTAGCCCTTCATTTGCTTTTCTCTGAGAAAGTAGCAGAAAATGGCCTCTTCCAGGAAGTTCTTCCAGCCCATTGGGCCTAATCAAGAAGCTGCCCGGTCTCACCATAATGTGGGCTTCGTCCAGCATAGAAATGCTTATCAAGATTCATTCTTTCAAAATGGGAGagatttctcttaaaaaaaaaaaatagaagaaaaaatttaacttaCACATACTTTCCTGGGGCCCACTCCAGGATTGACTTCGTTGTGCTTCAACAAAGATGAATATGAGAAGATAATATATAGGTTTTATTTGAGAAGTGTTTTGaaaagaattttggaaaaatatttttttgaaaacaattttttgtacatcaaaagtttatttagaaaattgaaatattttttatttattttttatatttttactaacattttaaaaaaaaatctaataatttAATGATGTTTATAGAAGATTTAATTAAAGTTCTTGAAAGCTCATAAATACTAAAATTAGCTGTGAAAATTTAGGTATAAATGAATTTGATggagaaacaaaataataagattaaataaatatttgatatgaCCTGATTCATCAAATACAaatctattttttgttattttaaaatgattgatttaaataaaaatgacaatttatttttctatcattattttaaaaccgttgataaaaagagaaaaagcaTGTGCTTggttttgaaaagtaaaaaaattgttaaaaaataaaaaaaaataaatataaataaaatttatatattttttaattatttagtcttatttttccttaaacCAAACGTAGGTAGGGAAACTAcaaatatttgagaattttcgAAGCATATAAACTATAAAGAGAGAGGAGATTGGGAGTGACACGCCACTAGTGAAGTAATTGGCTCGGCCTCTCTCATACAAAACAAAACCAACACCCACCCACGGTACGCAGTCTAGGTTTCGGAGTGGGCAGGGTTACTGTGTTATCCGCTTCTCCTTCTCCATCTCCGTCTCTCCCATGGCTTCGTCATCTGCGAATCTGTGGGTTTTGTTGGGATTGGGATTGGCTGGCGTATTGTTGATGACCAGAAAGCTTAAGAAAACCATCAGAGAAGATTTTGGCGCATTCGTCCAACGTCTTCAGCTTCTCCCTCCGCCCCAGCCCGCTCCTCCCAAAGCTCCTCATCCCCTCACCAACCTCTCCTTCGCCGTCTCAGACGTGTAAGAATCCACTCCCTgcgcctttttttttcttttttttttttatgtttggtgcCAGAGAAAATGAATACTCTGAGAAAATCAAAGGGCGTTACTGtttatttttgagtttctattaagggaattttttttcctgatcTTTAACTAAGGGGGAGGGTTTGGTGAAAGAATAGAAAAGAAAGTTGagatttttggttatttttgtgGTTTGGGACGCGGGTGATCATAGACCTCCATTGAATTTGGCTTCATACAAAAAATGTGTAGTTGATTGATTGTGGTGCGTTTTTAATGATTTGGAAAATCCAAGGTTCAACATATTCCGACCCTTGTTGGGCGGTGAAGAATTTGGTATGGGAAATGCAGGAAGCTCATCACAACCCTGCTAGCgtgtatgtgtgtgtatatatatatatatatatatatataaaatggatCAGAAACCCtggattttgaattttaaccccttttcttttactaactttTCTGAGCAAACGAACAATCTTGATTTTCtgaattaattttctttattaatttgGAGTGTTTGTATATTGAGGGGCTTATTAATTCAATTAAGATGCATCACTGCTTACTTTTTATGGCCCCCTTTCAGTTGTCAATAAAGTCCAACGGTGTAATGCTTTATTGTAGTAGTTgatatttatgcattttttttatcttaaagtACTTGGGATTGGGTTAGATTGTACATTGAGGGTGGTTCTTTATCGTAGTTAGACTTCACATTCCTCTGGCTAGGGCAGTTAAGTTCGTGCCATGTGGATTGGGTAGGCTCTCGGTATGGTGCGATTGCAGGTTTTTCTGTCTTTGCGCCTTTTTTGTCCTTCTTTCTTTGTATATGGGCGTgtatactttctttcttttaatacaattcttatttacctaccaaaaaaaaaagtacttggGATACTTTACTATTTTTACCATCTAAAGGACTTGTTGTACGTTAAGAGTTCAATTTGGTGATTCTGGTGACCTTGGTCATATCATTTACAGATTAGCATGTGTGAAATATAATGTCAATGGATGTCCTTTTTTGGCcttgtatacatcgtgtatacttTAGGCACTTTAAATACATTGTGTATCTACTTTTGGCACTGCTTTAGTgaaaaatttttcttattttgcttCTCAGATTTGACATTGAAGGATATGTGACTGGGTTTGGCAATCCAGACTGGGCCAGGACTCATGACACAGCTTCTAGGACCTCTCCTGTGGTTTCAGCTCTTGTTGAAGGAGGTGCCACATGCACTGGGAAAACtgttgtggatgaaatggcaTATAGGTTTGTGGTGGCTTCATTAAGTTCTCTTATAGGGCTCAGTTCAATGCTGAACGATGTTGCTTATCTATTCCTCTATTTTCCCAAGTTTCAGTGGTATCATACATGAGCTTTATGTTTGctgttgtttaaattttttaatttccaatgTTTTTCTGCATGATCTATTTTCAGTATCAATGGAGAAAATAAGCATTATGGTACACCCACCAATCCTGCTGCTCCTTCACGGATACCAGGAGGATCCTCCAGTGGAGCTGCTGTGGCCGTAGCTGcaaattttgttgatttctcTTTAGGTAGGTTTCTTAATATCCGTTAAATTCAATCCCCTCTTATTTTCtcgttcctttttttttttgctttccctAAGTTTAATAGGTCTTGCATTTACTTCTAGTTTTCTACTTTAGTAAATGGATCtccttttgattttttccaaagttcgaggggattgagacaaggagatcctctctccccttatttgttttttgtttgtgataGCCATGAGGGTGTTTAGTTGTCTCTTGAGGAGGGC of Vitis vinifera cultivar Pinot Noir 40024 chromosome 17, ASM3070453v1 contains these proteins:
- the LOC109124293 gene encoding MDIS1-interacting receptor like kinase 2, which produces MLSLVSLLLWIMLVCSDNVSSHSNEETQALLKWKATLLNQNLLLWSLHPNNITNSSAQPGTATRTPCKWFGISCKAGSVIRINLTDLGLIGTLQDFSFSSFPNLAYFDINMNKLSGPIPPQIGFLSKLKYLDLSTNQFSGRIPSEIGLLTNLEVLHLVENQLNGSIPHEIGQLKSLCDLSLYTNKLEGTIPASLGNLSNLTNLYLDENKLSGLIPPEMGNLTKLVELCLNANNLTGPIPSTLGNLKSLTLLRLYNNQLSGPIPTEIGNLKHLRNLSLSSNYLSGPIPMSLGDLSGLKSLQLFDNQLSGPIPQEMGNLRSLVDLEISQNQLNGSIPTLLGNLINLEILYLRDNKLSSSIPPEIGKLHKLVELEIDTNQLSGFLPEGICQGGSLENFTVFDNFLIGPIPESLKNCPSLARARLQGNQLTGNISEAFGVCPNLYHINLSNNKFYGELSQNWGRCHKLQWLDIAGNNITGSIPADFGISTQLTVLNLSSNHLVGEIPKKLGSVSSLWKLILNDNRLSGNIPPELGSLADLGYLDLSGNRLNGSIPEHLGNCLDLNYLNLSNNKLSHGIPVQMGKLSHLSLLDLSHNLLTGEIPSQIQGLQSLEKLNLSHNNLSGIIPKAFEDMHGLWQVDISYNDLQGSIPNSEAFQNVTIEVLQGNKGLCGSVKGLQPCENRSATKGTHKAVFIIIFSLLGALLILSAFIGISLISQGRRNAKMEKAGDVQTENLFSISTFDGRTTYEAIIEATKDFDPMYCIGEGGHGSVYKAELPSGNIVAVKKLHRFDIDMAHQKDFVNEIRALTEIKHRNIVKLLGFCSHSRHSFLVYEYLERGSLGTILSKELQAKEVGWGTRVNIIKGVSHALSYLHHDCVPPIVHRDISSNNVLLDSKYEAHVSDFGTAKFLKLDSSNWSTLAGTYGYVAPELAYTMKVTEKCDVYSFGVLALEVMRGRHPGDLISSLSDSPGKDNVVLKDVLDPRLPPPTFRDEAEVTSVIQLATACLNGSPQSRPTMQMVSQMLSQRI